A stretch of Dryobates pubescens isolate bDryPub1 chromosome 24, bDryPub1.pri, whole genome shotgun sequence DNA encodes these proteins:
- the POU4F2 gene encoding POU domain, class 4, transcription factor 2 has protein sequence MMMSLSSKQPFGLPHGGSGGGGGSLHETKYSALHTASPCPSAAAPAASSPSSTGTGGSAGRGSGSGPGSSSGSGGSGSGSGSGPGGSGSGAEAMRRACLPAPPSNIFGGLDESLLARAEALAAVDIVSPSKSHHHHPPHHSPFKPDATYHTMNTIPCTSAASSSSVPISHPSALSGTHHHHHHHHHHHHQPHQALEGELLEHLTPGLALGAMAAPDGAVVSTPGHAPHMAGMNPMHPAALGMAHAHGLPAHMGCMSDVDADPRDLEAFAERFKQRRIKLGVTQADVGSALANLKIPGVGSLSQSTICRFESLTLSHNNMIALKPILQAWLEEAEKSHREKLAKPELFSGAEKKRKRTSIAAPEKRSLEAYFALQPRPSSEKIAAIAEKLDLKKNVVRVWFCNQRQKQKRMKYSAGI, from the exons ATGATGATGTCCCTGAGCAGCAAGCAGCCCTTCGGCCTCCCCcacggcggcagcggcggcggcggcggcagcctCCACGAAACCAAGTACTCGGCCCTGCACACCGCCTCGCCTTGCccctccgccgccgcccccgccgccagctcccccagcagcaccggCACCGGCGGCTCCGCCGGACGCGGCTCCGGCTCCGGCCCCGGCTCCAGCTCCGGCAGCGGCGGCTCCGGCTCGGGCTCGGGCTCCGGCcccggcggcagcggcagcggcgcGGAGGCGATGCGGAGGGCCTGCCTGCCCGCCCCTCCG AGCAATATATTCGGCGGTCTGGACGAGAGCCTGCTGGCCCGCGCCGAAGCCCTGGCAGCGGTGGACATCGTCTCCCCGAGCaagagccaccaccaccacccgcCGCACCACAGCCCCTTCAAGCCGGACGCCACCTACCACACCATGAACACCATCCCCTGCACCTcggccgcctcctcctcctcggtgCCCATCTCCCACCCGTCTGCCCTGTCGGGTacccaccatcaccaccaccatcaccaccaccaccaccatcagccCCACCAGGCGCTGGAGGGGGAACTCTTGGAGCACCTGACGCCGGGGCTTGCGCTGGGGGCTATGGCGGCACCCGACGGCGCCGTGGTCTCCACGCCGGGCCACGCTCCGCACATGGCCGGCATGAACCCCATGCACCCGGCGGCGCTGGGCATGGCCCACGCCCACGGGCTGCCGGCCCACATGGGCTGCATGAGCGATGTGGACGCCGATCCCCGCGACTTGGAGGCCTTCGCCGAGCGCTTCAAGCAGCGTCGCATCAAGCTGGGGGTGACCCAGGCAGACGTGGGCTCGGCGCTGGCCAACCTGAAAATCCCGGGGGTGGGGTCCCTCAGCCAGAGCACCATCTGCCGCTTCGAGTCCCTCACCCTTTCCCACAACAATATGATCGCCCTCAAGCCCATCTTGCaggcctggctggaggaggccgAGAAGTCCCATCGCGAAAAGCTGGCCAAACCCGAGCTCTTCAGCGGCGCGGAGAAGAAGCGCAAGAGGACCTCCATCGCCGCTCCCGAGAAGCGCTCGCTGGAGGCCTACTTCGCCCTCCAGCCCCGGCCCTCCTCCGAGAAGATCGCGGCCATCGCCGAGAAGCTGGACCTCAAGAAGAACGTGGTCCGAGTCTGGTTctgcaaccagcgccagaagcAGAAGCGCATGAAGTACTCGGCTGGCATCTGA